AACAATCCGGCAAGAAAGGAAGTCACGACTGTTCCAAGCAACACCAAATGAAGTTGCGCCACGGTGAAGTAGGAGTTATGCAAGTACACTCCAAGGGCTGGAATTGCGAGTGCGAGTGTAGTCACTGAAGCAATCATCAATGAGGCCAATTGTATCCAGACAAAAGCCAAAGGTACTGTCAGGAACTTGCGGGCTTCAAACATCATACTGAGGCATGAGAGAAGAATCAGCAACAGTGGGACTATTGTTAGAGCGGCGAAAAGGCTCCCTGTAGCTGCCAGTTTTTCCTGATCAGCCGCAGTGACTAGATTTTGCCCCCAGGACAACATGATGAGAAGACTCAACCATACCCCCGCTACAACGAGCTTCGTGCGTGATGCAAGTAAGGATCGGGATTGAGCTGATAGTATTTCGAATGTAGTTCCAATTGCCGGAAGCAACACTGCAAGAATCGCTGTACCGGCATAAAACCAGAATAACTGCTGGTATCTCACGATCCCTGCTGGATCAAGCAATGAAAGGTATGAGCTTGCATCATTGCGCGCAACCAAAGTCAGCGCCAACGTCACAATGCGAACCGGAGCGACGAGAATATTAATAATCGCCCAAAAAAGAAAAAACCAGACGAAAGCGAGAGTTGATTTAGGCCGATCGCACGGCATCGACGCGAAAGGATGGAACTAACAATGCAAATTGCCTGAATGAAAACTGAGCCAGCGCAGAGAGCGAGTCCGACAATTAGCGAGCCAAACAGAAGCTTGGACACAGTGGGAGGCATGAGCATAGTCCACCCGCTGGTGTACGAACCGAGTTCAACGCTTACGAGGATTAGAATCCCGCCGATGACATGACAGAACCAACCAACGAGACTTAACCCCGGAATGGCGAGATTCCTGACTCCCAATGCTGCCGGGAGTGCAAAGTTCCCGAGCGTACCGGCCATTAGTGGCAAAAGAAATACGAATACCATGACCATGCCATGCTGAGTAAGCGCTCTGCCGAATTGCTCGGGGTCAAGAGAGACAAGATTCAGTTTCGACAAGTCAACCTGAACAGCCAAGGCACAGGCGGTACCTACCAATAGGAAAACGGCGCAACTAACTAAATAGAGAAAACCGATCCGGCGGCTTTCACATTCAATAATTTTGCGAAACGCGAAAATCACTTTGGCTCCCATAACTGAACTTTGTTTATCGCCCTAAAGAGGCTATAGATCCTTATGCCTGAATTGCCGCAACCCAATAAGTAACGGCGTGACTATCCATAAGCACAATGCCACGACCGCAATCGAAACACCCAGACCTGTTCCAAAGAATCGATTGAACACCGCTCCGGTGTATCCCATCAAAGCCGCCCAATCGGTCTGTACCAAAAGCGTGACTCTCGCCAGATCGATCGGGTTTGTCACCACCGCAATTAACAGAGGCGTTTCGAGCGGATAGTCGGAGAACGCCATAGTTGCCAGCATCACCAACCCGTCGTAAACAAGGGCCGTGAAAAGCCAAACACCCAATATTGCCGCCAGTCCCTTCCCGCGGTCGTCAAGAATCGTCGCCAACAGGAATGAAATCGCCAAAAAGATAATGGTCAGAAACGAACCGACAGTCAGCAATAGCAACAGCGACAACAATTGCTCCTGGCTAATCGTCATGAAAAACAAGTACGGCAGGCCGACACCAAGAATGAATCCCGCCACAAGCGAAGCTCCGAGGCCGCAGAACATCCCGACGTACACCGTCCGACGGTTCACCGGCTGGGTCAAGACTAACTCCACGAACTCACGCGAGTTGTAAAAGTAAATGGTTCCAAACAATGAACTGACCAGCGGAATTAAGAACAGGCAGATACTCATCAAACTCACCGCAACCTTGGCAGATTGAGCTTGAAGCTGGAATAATCCGACTGTCACTATTAGAAAGAACGCTGTATACAACAGACCCCAGCGGTTGCGGGCAACATCACGGATAGCATACCAACCGATGTGAAGAGCTAATCTCATGCCGCCTCCCTTTCGAGCAGTCGTGCAACAGCTACTTCAAGTCGAAGCTCACCGGTCTGAAGCTTGAGTTCCCGGATCGCGCCGGCAAAACGAATTCGGCCATCAATGATGATGACAACCTCGTCTACCATTTCTTCCAAGTCACTCATGATGTGCGTGGTAATGAGAACCGTTCGCTTCTGATTGCGATGATCGCCAATGAACTGCTTGAGACGAATGTTGGAAACCGGATCAAGTCCCGCTGTCGGTTCATCGAGGATGAGCAACTCGGGATCGTACATCCCGGCGAGCACCATACTCAACTTCTGGCGAGTTCCGCCAGATAGTGCGCGTGTTCGCTTGGCAAGCTCATGCCGCAAATCGAACCGCTCGACCAATTCACGTTCCAAAGTGGCGGGCTCCTTCCGCAATCCCTTGACGATATCAATGATCTCGTTGCCGGTGAGATCCTGCGGAAAGCGGGCAATCTGCGGTACATAGCCGATCGATTGCCGGTAGTCGCATGCTCCATCCAGAACTGATCCATTGACGGTGATCGTGCCGGACGTCGGATTAACCAAACCGAGCAGGCACTTGATCAGAGTTGACTTGCCGGAACCGTTGGGTCCGATGATGCCTGTGACACTCCCGCGCTTGATCGAGAGCGAGACATCGTGCAACGCGACAAACTTGCCGAAGCGTTTATGGAGATTAGTGATTTCTATCATGAGACCGGCTTCATCCTTGGTTTCGTGTCCGCCAAAGCTTCCGGCGTGAGTGTCGGCATGATGCGCTCCGCGAGATTGAGTAAATCGACCAAAAGGCTGCGAATCAGAACCATGGTCGCCGGTTCAGATTCAACTATCAGAGAATACAGACTGACCGGCCGATACGGCATGTCGCCAAAACCGTCACGATCAAGATCGTACCCATGATAGGTGCTCCAATAATTACCGTCAAACTCACTGAAGCTCTGCCTGCTGTTGGTGGCAACTTGGAAAGAGTTATCAATAAAGTCGTTAGCTATGACCTTGCTCCCGACACAATTCGCCATGATCTTGATCGCCCACCCATTGGCATGAAATTGATTTCCTTCAATGACGATGCGATCCGAGCCCTCGAGGTATATACCGACGGAGTTTCTCGTGATGGCATTTCCCAGGACGCGACTATCTCTGATATCCTTGAGCAGCAACCCGTACGAGGCGCCACCCCAGCTATCTTCAAAAGTGTTCTCTAGCATATCGACTTGACTCGTATACATCACGGCAACACCGGCGCCATTGTGGGCAAAACGATTCTTTTCGTACCGGCAACTGTCAGAGTACATGAAATGCAACCCGTAACGCAAATTGTCCGAACTGTCATTCCCGCTGATAGTACTGTGCTTAACAAACTCTAAATAGATGCCATCGCGCTGACCATGGATCTGATTATCCTGAACTGCAATGTCTCTGCAGTACCACATGTGAACACCGTTGCCGGCGGAAGTCAGTGCCGTCGCTGAACCGAGTATTGAATTTCGAATGACTCGACACCGATTGGAGTGCGCCAGATAAACCGCGAAGAAATTGTCGACAAAACGATTATCGCGAATTTCGCAGTTTTCGGTTTCACTAAGTAGAATCGCAGCGTGTTCTTTGACGAAACTGACCGGGACGCCGCGAAGTTCAAATCCGGCGATTACGACATTTGAAGCGGTCACTTCGAATATTGGCCCGCGACCGGCAGCATCCACAACCGGCCAATCGTTACCGATTAGTGTCAGGGGCTTGATAACACGGAGGTTCGACTCAAGGTAAGTCCCCGACTCGACGCGCACGGTATCGCCCGGCATGGCCAGCAAGAGCGCTTCGGACACGGTTTGAATCGCCCCCCCCGGCTGAACAGTGATCACATCCGCAACAGCAGACTTCGATCCAATGATTAAGCTGACCGCCGTCAGCACTCCGGTAATGTGGCGGAAAAATTCGATGTGACGAATGCTCTGCCCTGTCCGGCATGACTTCGACCAAAGAGTCAATTGCTGTTCTCCAGTTTCCAAGCCACTGTCACGATTTCCTTAACCTCGCCCCATGTTACAATTCTGCCGCCAACTTCATCGATAAGTTTCGTCGCTGATTCTTCCGTACTCACCGCGACCAAACCAATCCCCATCGGGCTCTTCTGGCGCTCCGCGAGAACGATCCAGGCCTTGTTCGCGTCCAGAAATTGACCCGGTTGGCCAAAGTCGGTAACCCATCGCGAGTGCACATCCTGCGATTTGTTTGCAAATACCATGTCGGCAGCGGCTAAACACTCGATGGAATCGTATTTCAATACTTTCCCCTTTTGAGTAATCAGCTCGGAACCGAAACTCTTATCGGCAATCGTCATTTTGCAGTAATCACACTGGTCGGTTCCGTAATGGATTTCTTCCGGTGCATAGCCCGCACACCCAATCAGAGTAGCCGCTATTAAAGTCATTACCAGCGCTGCCGCTACTTGCCTAATCGACATTTGGAATCACCTTTCTTGCTCTGCGCGTTTCCATAAACCAGATCAGCGCTCCTGTCAAGACACTCCCAATCGCAGCCCACCCGCCGAGTCCCGGCAACGACACCGCTTCGAAATTCAGCAATTTCTTGCTGCCGATCAACGGCGGTTGATAGGTCATACCCGGCACTTTGATGATCGCATTTTCCAAATCCAGATTATGGCCGTAATCATATCCCCATAGATAGAAATCCACCAATCCTGCCAATGCGACTAACAGGAAAACAACAAGCCACGCTGTCAACATCCATTTTCGTCCGCTGATGGCCACCGCCAATCCAAACAGCATCACTGCACGCATGATCCACGGCATGATGCGCAGCTCTGGAATTGATTCCGGCTTGATATGCTTCATGCCAATATAGTGATTCAGATTGTTGATCTTGGCGAGATCACCCGGATGCTGCCCCTGCACTTGATTAATCCAAATCTCCATCCCCAAACCTTCGGGATATTGCGGCGCAATCAACTCGATTTCCCACAGGGGCAGGAAGTATGTCAATGTGAGCAACAGGGCTGCGACAGCAATTGATGCTCGAGATAGCGGTTTCATGATTTGACTCCTTGCCTGCTTCCTGCTGCCATTGTTCGGCATCACCGGTTTCCGTATTTCTCGAAAACCGGTATCATTATTGTTGAGTAACGTGACTCCATCAACGTCTAACTGGAAACCCTGATCCAGCCTTGCATCTCCTGATGCAGCGCCGAACAGAAATCGGTGCAGTAGAACGGTATGACACCGGCCATCTTCGGCTCCCACAGTAGTGTGCGGGTTTGTCCCGGCATGACAAGTAGTTCCGATGTCGTCGCACCCATCACACTGAATCCGTGTGGAACATCCCAATCCTGTTCGAGATTGGTCACATGGAAGTAGACTTTGTCGCCAACCTTGATCCCTTCAATGTTGTCCGGAACAAAGTGCGTCCGAATCGTACTCATGTACACATGCACCGTCTTGCCGTCGCGTTCGATACGCGACTCGTTCTCGGCCTTGATCGCAAATGGATTCTTGTTCTCGGCGATTGGATACCACCGCACGGAGCGGTCCTTAATCATCGTCGCCGGTAGCGCCTGCGCGTAATGCGGCTCGCCGATGGTCGGGAAGTCGAGTAGAAGCTTCATCTTGTCGCCGGTGATATCGATCAACTGCGCGGATTGCGTCAGTTCGGGTCCGGTCGGCAAGTAACGATCCTTGGTGATCTTATTCAGCGCGACAACATACTTGCCATATGGCTGCTTGGTGTCGCCGCCCGGAATCATCAAGTGCCCGATCGAATAATAAGTCGGGATGCGATCTACTACTTCCCACGTTCCGATCTTCCACTTCACAATCTCGGAAGACAAGAACATGAAGTGTACCCGAAACCCTGC
This window of the bacterium genome carries:
- a CDS encoding cbb3-type cytochrome c oxidase subunit I, translating into MIFAFRKIIECESRRIGFLYLVSCAVFLLVGTACALAVQVDLSKLNLVSLDPEQFGRALTQHGMVMVFVFLLPLMAGTLGNFALPAALGVRNLAIPGLSLVGWFCHVIGGILILVSVELGSYTSGWTMLMPPTVSKLLFGSLIVGLALCAGSVFIQAICIVSSILSRRCRAIGLNQLSLSSGFFFFGRLLIFSSLRFAL
- a CDS encoding nitrous oxide reductase accessory protein NosL — its product is MSIRQVAAALVMTLIAATLIGCAGYAPEEIHYGTDQCDYCKMTIADKSFGSELITQKGKVLKYDSIECLAAADMVFANKSQDVHSRWVTDFGQPGQFLDANKAWIVLAERQKSPMGIGLVAVSTEESATKLIDEVGGRIVTWGEVKEIVTVAWKLENSN
- a CDS encoding nitrous oxide reductase family maturation protein NosD — its product is MTLWSKSCRTGQSIRHIEFFRHITGVLTAVSLIIGSKSAVADVITVQPGGAIQTVSEALLLAMPGDTVRVESGTYLESNLRVIKPLTLIGNDWPVVDAAGRGPIFEVTASNVVIAGFELRGVPVSFVKEHAAILLSETENCEIRDNRFVDNFFAVYLAHSNRCRVIRNSILGSATALTSAGNGVHMWYCRDIAVQDNQIHGQRDGIYLEFVKHSTISGNDSSDNLRYGLHFMYSDSCRYEKNRFAHNGAGVAVMYTSQVDMLENTFEDSWGGASYGLLLKDIRDSRVLGNAITRNSVGIYLEGSDRIVIEGNQFHANGWAIKIMANCVGSKVIANDFIDNSFQVATNSRQSFSEFDGNYWSTYHGYDLDRDGFGDMPYRPVSLYSLIVESEPATMVLIRSLLVDLLNLAERIMPTLTPEALADTKPRMKPVS
- a CDS encoding ABC transporter ATP-binding protein, with the translated sequence MIEITNLHKRFGKFVALHDVSLSIKRGSVTGIIGPNGSGKSTLIKCLLGLVNPTSGTITVNGSVLDGACDYRQSIGYVPQIARFPQDLTGNEIIDIVKGLRKEPATLERELVERFDLRHELAKRTRALSGGTRQKLSMVLAGMYDPELLILDEPTAGLDPVSNIRLKQFIGDHRNQKRTVLITTHIMSDLEEMVDEVVIIIDGRIRFAGAIRELKLQTGELRLEVAVARLLEREAA
- a CDS encoding ABC transporter permease subunit, producing the protein MRLALHIGWYAIRDVARNRWGLLYTAFFLIVTVGLFQLQAQSAKVAVSLMSICLFLIPLVSSLFGTIYFYNSREFVELVLTQPVNRRTVYVGMFCGLGASLVAGFILGVGLPYLFFMTISQEQLLSLLLLLTVGSFLTIIFLAISFLLATILDDRGKGLAAILGVWLFTALVYDGLVMLATMAFSDYPLETPLLIAVVTNPIDLARVTLLVQTDWAALMGYTGAVFNRFFGTGLGVSIAVVALCLWIVTPLLIGLRQFRHKDL
- a CDS encoding cbb3-type cytochrome c oxidase subunit I — its product is MPCDRPKSTLAFVWFFLFWAIINILVAPVRIVTLALTLVARNDASSYLSLLDPAGIVRYQQLFWFYAGTAILAVLLPAIGTTFEILSAQSRSLLASRTKLVVAGVWLSLLIMLSWGQNLVTAADQEKLAATGSLFAALTIVPLLLILLSCLSMMFEARKFLTVPLAFVWIQLASLMIASVTTLALAIPALGVYLHNSYFTVAQLHLVLLGTVVTSFLAGLFHWLPTLTSREYSRSLGYLAAAGMLLGGAVTFVPQFILGTLGSPKGLHSYPEHFQTLHVLSSIGAIVLVASLLLGMATAAWSCYQGKPSSAAQRLDDVGGEFSYLQMANKQTGEVAK